Proteins found in one Bacillus subtilis subsp. subtilis str. 168 genomic segment:
- the rsbRD gene encoding component of the anxiosome (stressosome) (Evidence 1a: Function from experimental evidences in the studied strain; PubMedId: 11157946, 15312768, 15583165, 16963570, 17158665; Product type f: factor) gives MIALDQHLTEHKKDITQQWLEVCTSNGSWLYSAKDQQKLEQKLKDQHELLVTIVAKSLRKEDVEDELNRWSLQCARDRAVHEVTVTQSVGQFNTFRHIMFEWIHKFSEASSQDISIQEFYEWSRILNQNIDEIIEVFTEEYHQVTMIQLNAQKEMINELSAPIMPITDGIGILPLVGEIDTHRARTILESVLEQCSALKLSYLFLDISGVPIVDTMVAYQIFKVIDSTKLLGIETIISGIRPEIAQTVVKLGLDFSNVKTEQSLAKALANKGFKIKEC, from the coding sequence ATGATAGCTCTTGATCAGCACTTAACAGAGCACAAAAAAGATATTACGCAACAATGGCTGGAAGTTTGTACGTCAAACGGCAGCTGGCTGTATTCAGCGAAAGATCAGCAAAAACTAGAACAAAAGTTAAAAGACCAGCATGAATTATTGGTGACCATCGTAGCAAAATCCCTTAGAAAAGAAGACGTAGAGGATGAGCTCAACCGGTGGTCTCTTCAATGCGCCAGAGACCGTGCCGTTCATGAAGTGACGGTTACACAAAGTGTCGGCCAGTTTAACACTTTCAGGCACATCATGTTTGAATGGATTCATAAATTCAGCGAAGCTTCTTCTCAAGACATCAGCATTCAGGAATTTTATGAGTGGAGCCGGATCTTGAATCAAAACATTGATGAGATCATCGAAGTGTTTACGGAAGAATATCACCAGGTGACCATGATACAATTAAACGCGCAAAAAGAAATGATTAATGAATTGAGTGCGCCGATTATGCCGATTACTGATGGAATTGGGATTCTTCCGCTTGTCGGTGAAATTGATACGCACAGAGCGAGGACGATTTTGGAGTCTGTGCTGGAGCAGTGCTCAGCGTTAAAGCTCTCGTATTTATTTTTAGATATTTCGGGCGTTCCTATCGTTGATACCATGGTAGCCTATCAAATTTTTAAAGTGATTGACAGCACCAAATTGCTCGGCATTGAGACTATTATTTCAGGAATCAGGCCGGAAATTGCCCAAACTGTCGTGAAGCTGGGTCTGGATTTTTCGAATGTGAAAACAGAGCAAAGTCTTGCTAAAGCCCTGGCCAATAAAGGGTTTAAAATAAAAGAGTGTTGA